The genome window ATAGGTGGTTTCATGACCCCGATTATGAAGAAGGAAGGTTATGATCCTGCATTCTCGGCAGCAGTAAACATTACCAGCGCAACAACGGGGATGATTATTCCCCCAAGCAATATATTGATCGTCTATTCACTCGCCAGCGGTGGTGTCTCAATAGCGGCTCTTTTTCTGGCTGGTTACCTGCCGGGCATTTTTCTTGGTCTCGGTCTAATGTTTGTTGCAGCCGTCATCGCTAAAAAACGGGGTTATAAAGTTGAGATGCAGATCACCCTCTCTGAGGGGATAAAGAAATTTCTTGATGCAATACCGAGTCTCCTTCTCATTATCATTGTGATTGGCGGAATTGTTGCGGGCTATTTTACCGCAACTGAAGCATCGGCAATCGCGGTTTTTTATGCATTAATACTTGCGGTTTTTGTATATAAGGAAGTTAAGTTCAGAGATTTACCGCAGATTCTGCTCTCAAGTGCTGTTACCACATCTGTAGTATTGCTCCTGATCGGTACTTCCATGGCAATGAGCTGGGTTATGGCTTATGAGAATATACCCCAGAGCGTGGCTGCCGGACTGATGGGTATATCTGATAATCCGGTGATTATTTTTCTGATCATCAATCTGATACTTCTTTTTGTAGGGACGTTCATGGATATGACCCCTGCTGTGCTGATTTTTACTCCGATTTTTCTTCCGGTCGCAATACAGCTTGGCTATGATCCGATCCATTTCGGAATTATTATTGTATTTAATCTGTGTATCGGCCTCTGCACGCCTCCGGTGGGAAGTGTGCTTTTTGTCGGCTGTTCCGTTGCAGGATTGCCTCTTACCAGGGTAATAAGGCCGATGATTCCGTTTTTTATAGCGATGATAATAGTTTTGATGCTGGTTACGTATATACCTGAGATCTCCCTTCTGATTCCTGAATACTTCGGTTATTAATATTTGTCCTTGTTGAAAAAGCTGTTCATCCTTTTGCTGGTATTTGCTGTCTTTCTGCAGGCACAGGAATCACCCGTGGTTATTTTTATGGCGGGGAATTCAACAATGGCAGACAAGCCTTTTAAGGACGGTAATCCTGAAAAGGGGTGGGGACAGATTCTTCCGCTCTATTTTACCAAAAATGTTATAATTGAAAATCACGCAAAGAACGGCAGAAGTACCAAGAGTTTTATTGATGAAGGGAGATGGGATTCACTGCTTAACCGAGTGAAGCCCGGTAATTATGTTATTATTGAATTTGGACACAATGATGCCAAACAGGATGATCCGAAGCGGTTCGCAGATGCAAGAACTACTTATCGTGAAAATCTCATGCGGTTTATACATGATGCCCGCAATAGACAGGGGATACCGGTTCTCGCGACCCCCATTGTTCGCAGACGATTTACCAGAGAGGGGGAGTTTTATGATGTGCATGGAGAATATCCTGTGGTTGTAAGGGAAATTGCTGCAGAGCTGCAGGTTCTGCTGATAGATCTTCACGCATCTTCTGAAGCACTCCTGAAGCAGTATGGGGCTGAGCGCTCAAAAATGCTTTTCCTTCATATTGAACCGGGGGAGTACCCCTCACTGCCGGAAGGGAAAAAAGATGATACCCATTTCTCTCCGTATGGCGCTTTCAGGATTTGTGATCTGGCATTGAGAGAAATAAAAGAAAAAATTCCTGCCCTTCTTCCGTATATAAAAGAGTGAGTGTTCCGATATGAAAGCACTATATGTACCTCTGATGGTTATTTTCTTATTACTGCATATTACAGTCCCCGGGCAGAAAAAGGGAGAAATATTCTCCTATACGAACAACACCGGCTATTCAGTGGACGATGTATTCCTTACTGCAGAGATTCCGGATGATGGCGGGTTGTATCTTCTGTTTTCAGATGGAAAAGAAATTCCTTCTCAGATTATTACTGAAAAGGGAAAACGGTTTGCAGCTTTTACGCTAAATTTTGCGGCAGGTGAGACAAAACTGATTGAAATAAAAAAAGGTGATTTTGCCAACAGACCCGCTTATAAAGCCCGCACCTATGCAGAACTCTCCATGAAACAGACGAATGTCTATTATGACGGGCGCTTCAGAGGAGACCGTTTTGTTAATGTGCAAAAGATTACAGTTCCCGCTATACATAAAGATCATGATGCACTCTTTCGCTATGAGGGGCCGGGCTGGGAATCGGAAAAAGTGGCATACAGATTTTATCTTGACTGGAGAAATGCAACCGATATTTTTGGCAAAAAAACCAATGAACTGATACTGCATACTGTTGGGGTGCATGATACCGTAGCAAAAGATGATTCCTACCATACAATGCAGCCATGGGGAATGGATATCTACAAAGTAGGTTCGACACTCGGTCTTGGCTCAGTTGGTATGTGGAAAAACGCATCTGTTCAGCGGGTTTCTGTTACAGACAGCATCTGGTGTGAAATAGCTGAAAACGGACCCGTGAGATCCATGGTGAGAACAAGTTATTTTGGATGGAATGTATCCGGAAGCAGAAATAACCTGATAACGGATTATTCAATCACAGCCGGAAGCCGTCTGACCTATGCAGTTCAGAAAATTACTCCTTCGCAGGATACACTGGTAACTGGTTTTCCAAAGGCAAAAAGAACCAGCTATTTTACGGAGCCGGGAGAAGGGGAATGGGGATATATTGCCCTTTACGGCACACAGACGCTTGTAAACGATCATGACAATATGGGAATCGCAATCTTTTATAAAAAATCGCAGTCTGCAGCAATAACAGAAGATTCGCAGAGCCATGTAATACTTTTTAAGCCGGGGCAGACCGAAATTTCCTATTATTTTTGTGCAGCCTGGGAACAGGAGCTTTCAGGCATAAAAAGTGAATCTGAATTCAGGGAATATCTTAATCAGACACTCATGCTTCTTAACAATCCTATTACAATTAAACTTCAATAAAGCATAAATTTATGCAAACACTGCTGCTCAACGAAGACCGCTTTTTTAGTCCCGTTCCTGAAGTACGAAAACTCGCGCGGGAGCTGTACGAAAGCGTAAAAAATTTTCCCATTGTAAGCCCCCACGGACATGTTGATCCGGCAATCTTTTCGGAGAATAAACCATTTCCGGATCCGGCGCGGCTTTTTCTCCTGCCTGATCATTATCTTTACCGGATGCTCTATTCACAGGGTATTCCGATGGAGTCACTGGGCATTCTTGATAAGGAAGGGAGGGGAGAGGAAACCGATGCGCGTAAGATCTGGCGGTTATTCGCAAGTAAGTACCACTTGTTCAGGGGAACACCCTCACGCGCCTGGCTTGATTATGAATTCCATATAGTATTCGGAATAGATGAACGCCTTAGCGCGGAGTCCGCAGATCGTATATATGATGAACTGCAGGAAAAGATTAATTCTTCTGAATTTCTGCCAAGAGCGCTTTTTGAAAAATTCAATATCGAGGCGCTTAATACTACCGATGCAGCATCAGATAATCTGATACACCATATACAGATGAGGAAAGACGGCTGGGAAGGAAAGGTTCTGCCCTGCTTCAGACCGGATGCAGTGACAGATCTAACTAATCCTTCATGGTATGCCAATATCAAACTGCTGGGAGAATCTGCGGGAATGGAGATTACCGGATATAAGACATATATCCATGCACTTGAAAAAAGGAGGGAGTTTTTCATTTCCATGGGCGCGGTTTCTACCGATCACGGAGTTTTTTCCCCATATACACACCGGCTCACTGATGAAGAAGCGGTTACTCTGTTTCACCGGGCTTTGAAAGGGGAGCAGACCACCCAGGATGCCTCTCTTTTCACAGCTCATATGCTTATGGAAATGGCAAGGATGAGCTGCGAAGATGGAATGGTGATGCAGATTCATGCAGGCGCTCACCGCAATCATAATGAACTAATATATGCAAAATATGGTCCTGACAAAGGTTGTGATATTCCGCGGCAGACTGAGTATACGGAAAACCTGAAAGAACTGCTCAATACTTATGGAAACGACAGCAGGTTTACCCTGATCGTATTTACACTGGATGAGACAAATTATGCCCGGGAACTGGCTCCCCTTGCCGGACATTATCCCGCAATGAAACTTGGCCCTGCATGGTGGTTCCATGACAGCATCGAAGGTATGACCCGCTACCGTCAGATGGTTACAGAGACAGCAGGTTTTTATAACACGGTCGGATTTAATGATGACACAAGGGCTTTTGTATCCATACCCGCGAGGCATGATCTTGCCCGGAGAGTGGACTCAAATTTTCTCGCAGAACTGACCGCAAAACACATCATAGAACGAAATGAAGCATTTGAACTGGCGGCAGATCTGACTTACAATCTGGTTAAAAAAGCCTACAAACTTTAATGAAACGTAATACAGAGCAATGAATACAACCGAAGAATATACTGAACAAAAAAGATTCACAGTATCAGGAGAACAGATACCATTCCTGAAAAACTTTTCCATTTACCTCGATTCAGTCAGAAAAGATGACGGCGTTACCTTTATGATTGCCTTACGAGGAACAGAGAAATCCCTGCTTCTTATCTATAAGCATGATGGAGTAATGACAGCAGCAAAATTTGACGGAGAAGTTTTCGCCGGTGATGAATCGGGGGATTATACGGTTAAAAATTGCGGGCTTACTACAGCCAACCGTAAAGCGCTGCAGGAAATATTTGAATTTACCAGGCCGGTGGTAGCAGGCCTGAGCAATTCATTCGGATTTGGTGACAGGATAGGTCTCGCGAATGCAGGACATATCCGCTCGCTGAAGGGGAGTGCTTTTAAGCCGATTCTTGCGCAGCAGTCAATAAGAGAACTTGGCAGAACTAACCGGAAACCGGAAGAAGTGATGGATGCAGCCGTGTGGGCTGTATTTCAGGAAGGATATACCGCAGGATTTGGGGCAGACGCAGATCATCTGAAAACCTTTGATGATATAGACCTAATGGTGAATGCGGGTTTCAGGTTTTTTACCTTTGACCCGAGTGAACATGTTCAGAATGAAGCCGATACGCTTGATGAGGCGGGTCTTGATGAGTATATCAGCAAAATTGACTGGACAACACTTAACTCCGGGTTTGAGGAACAGATTGCTTTGTATACTTCAAAGCCATTTGTTTTGCCTGATTCCCTGATTCTTGCTCCTCATCACTCTGATCTGAAGCGTGCTGTGGTGAAGTATGGCAATGCGCTTGCACATATAAAAAAGTTATCTGATCATTTGCATACTGCATACCCTGAATATGAGTCGGAAACAGAAGTTTCAGTTGACGAGACTGATTCTGTTACTTCTCCGTTTGAGCATTTTTATATTGCTGCAGAGCTGAAGCGTATGGGTATTCCTTTTGTCAGTCTGGCTCCGAGATTTATAGGTGCCTTTGAAAAGGGGATTGACTATCGGGGTGATCTTGAACTATTCAGGCAGGAGTATCTGAAACATCTCGCAATTGTGAGGTATCACGGAAGTTACAAAATAAGCCTTCACTCCGGCAGTGACAAGTTTAGTGTATATAAAGTAATCGGCAGTTTGAGCAATGCTTTTACACATGTTAAAACCGCAGGCACAAGCTATCTTGAAGCGCTTAAGGTAGCTGCCATAAAGCAGCCCTCATTGTTCAGGGAAATACTTGATTTTTCCCGCTCCATTTATGAGGGGGAAAAAAAGACTTACCATGTATCTGCTGATCTTAATACAGTTAAGTCAGGAAGTGAACTTGGTGATGCAGAACTGGTTTCCTTGTTCAGTCATGATGACAGCCGCCAGGTCTTACATGTCTGCTTTGGAAGGGTTCTTACAGAAAAAGACCAGTCTGGTAACTACAGGTTTAAACAGAAGCTTATTGACTGCTTAAACGAGAATGAAAATACTCATTACGAAATTCTGATTCAGCATTTCAAAAAACATCTTGAACCTTTTGGGATTGCATGAGCCGGGCAGATATACTTCAGAAATTACTTGAACGTAAAGCCGTTGCGGTAATCCGGGCTAAAGATCCCGAAAAACTCAGAAATATCATACAGGCACTTGCAGCAGGCGGCATCACATTTGCAGAGATTACCATGACTGTTCCCGGGGCCATTCAGCTTATAGAACGGATGACTAAGGAACTGGATAGCAATATCGTAATAGGCGTGGGTTCAGTTCTTAATGCTGAAACAGCATCTCTGGCAATTAAGGCAGGCGCGAAATATGTGGTAAGTCCGGTACTTAAGGAAGATATTATTATGACGGCTCATGAATATGATATACCGGCAATGCCGGGATGTTTTACCCCGACCGAGATACAGAGGGCACACGAGCTTGGCGCTGATATTATTAAGGTTTTTCCGGCGGATATCCTGGGTATGGGTTTCTTCAAATCAGTTCTTGCCCCCATGCCGCATCTTAAATTGATGCCGACCGGAGGAGTTACTTTGACAAATCCCGGCGAATGGATAAAAGCCGGTGCGAGTGCTGTAGGGCTTGGCTCGGCGCTGCTTGATGCAAAAGCCATTGATTTAAATAATTTTGAACAGATTACAAGCAATGCACGGACTGTGATGAACAGTCTGGGAATGATGCAGGAACAGGTATATATATGAACTACGGAACAAACGATCTTAAAGGAAAAGTTTGTCTGGTCACAGGCGGATGCGGTGTTTTTGGCAGGGTTTTTTCCAAAGGTTTGGCTGAGTCCGGGGTAAAAGTGGTGGTTATGGATTATAAACCGGGCAGATGCGACACCTGCGCTCAGAACCTTATGCGCAAAGAAGGAGCAGAAATTCTCTGTGTAGTAGCCAGTGTAGTACGGAAAGACGAACTGCTTGATGCCCGTGAAAAAGTCCGCGAGCGGTTTGGAAAAATTGATGTACTGATAAACTGTGCCGGCGGAAACTCACCGAAGGCAACAACTGCTGATGAGATAATGGATGAAAATAATTTCAGCGATCTTAGCCGTACGTTCTTCGGGCTTGATCCTGATGCATTCAGGAATATATTTGATCTGAATATTCTTGGTACAATATTGCCGACCATGGTCTTTGCTGAGGATATGATACAGCGAGGCGGGTCAGTGATTAACATATCCTCAATGAATGCATTCCGCCCCCTTACCAAAATTGCGGGGTATTCTGCCGCTAAAGCATCGGTGAACAACCTGACTCAGTGGCTGGCAGTTCATTTTGCCAAAGCGAATATCAGGGTGAATGCGATTGCTCCCGGATTCTTCCTCACCGGACAAAACGAGTATTTGCTTATTGATGCCGAAACAAAAGAACTTACTGCGAGAGGAAAAAAAATTGTCTCTCATACGCCCATGGGGAGATTCGGACAGCCGGAGGAACTGCTGGGTGCACTCTTCTATCTTGCATCATCGGCGTCAAAATTTGTAACGGGAGCCATTATTCCGGTTGACGGCGGGTTCAGTTCCTATAGCGGTGTGTAAACATATATATACGAAATGATAAGGAATATTCAATGAGTTTTGAGTTAAGAAAAGAGTATACGTACGCGCTGGTTGTACCTACCAGTATTGGCGTGAGAATTACCCCTGTTAACGGACAGCCGGTTCACAGCAGTGATACCTTTATGATGCAGGCAACAAGCGCTGAAACAAATGTGGCCAGTATATCTGCATACCTGGGACTTCCCGTAAAAGTTTTAACCACATTTGTTAAGGGAAGCCCCATTGCACGATTTATAAAAAATAATCTCCGCTCCCGGAATATGGAGTTTGAAGGAAGAGAAGTTGATCAGGGAGGACCGTGGGGTTACCGTCACCAGTTTAATATTGCAGACAGCGGGTATGGATCCCGCGGTCCTGTTGTACAGAATGACCGGGCCGGTGAAGTGGGCAGAACCCTTAATGTAAAGGATTTTGATCTTGACCGCATTTTTAATAAAGAAGGAGTGCAGGTGCTTCATCTTTCAGGATTGATTGCGGCACTTTCCCCTGAAACCAGTGAGTTCTGCCTTGAACTAGCTCGAACCGCAAAAAAGTATGGTACAAAAATTTCATTCGATCTGAATTATCGCGCAACATTTTGGAAAGGGAGAGAAAAAGAACTTCGCGCTGCCTTTACTGAAATTGCGTCTGTATCTGATATACTGGTCGGCAATGAAGAGGATTTTCAGCTCTGTCTTGGCGTGGAGGGACCTGAGGCAGGTGGTAAAGACATTGAAGCTAAAATTGAAAGTTTTAAGGAAATGATTGCCCGGGTTAGGGCGAAGTTTAGTAACGCAGAAGTATTTGCTACAACACTCCGGGAGGTTGAAAATGCAAACCGGCATCACTGGGGAGCAATCATGCTTGAAGGTGGTAACTGGCATGTAGTGAATCCACGTCCTATTACTGTGCTTGACAGAATTGGCGGCGGTGACGGATTTGTTGGCGGACTGCTTTACGCTGTTCTGAGAGGCTGGACTCCTGAAAAGTGGATTCAGTTTGGATGGGCTTCAGGAGCACTTGCCACAACGTTCCTTACTGACTACGCTCAGCCCTCCGATGAAGAAATGATCTGGAGTGTGTGGTCTGGAAATGCCAGAGTCAAACGATAAAAACATAGCTGGAAATGAGTGATGAGTAATTTTTTTCGCACTTCACAATTCATACTTCATAATCCATAATTCTAAATGTATGTCCGATAACCCCCACCAGCTTTTAGATGCTCTTCAGCCGGAGAAACAATTCTTCATAGGTATTGATTCGGACGGATGTGTTTTTGATTCTATGGAGATTAAGCATAAGGAGTGTTTCTGCCCTGAATATATACGCCATTTCCGTCTTCAAAGAGTTTCAAAATACGCACGGGAAACATGGGAGTTTGTAAATCTTTACTCCAAGACAAGGGGAACAAACCGCTTTAAGGCGCTTGTCCGTTCAATGCAGCTTCTTGCTGAAAGAAAGGAAGTCCGTCAGCGCGGCACTGAAATTACTGACCTGGCTCCGCTGAACGAATGGATGAAACAGGAAAGCAAACTGGGTAATCCGGCTCTGGAGATATATACAAAAAAAACAGACAATCCCGTATTGCAGCAGGTGCTTGCCTGGTCAAAAGATGTGAACTCCTCAATAGAAAAAATGGTATCTGATGTTCCTCCGTTTCCCCTTGTAAAGGAATCCCTAGAAAAGATTTATCCTGGGGCTGATCTGATGGTTGTCTCCCAGACTCCTGTTGCTGCCCTGAAGCGCGAATGGGAGGAGCATCAGATAGATAAATACGTCAGGATGATCGCAGGTCAGGAGTATGGCACCAAGACTGAGCATATTACTTATGCCGCAAAGAATAAATACCCCGATAATCAGATTCTCATGATAGGAGACG of Ignavibacteriales bacterium contains these proteins:
- a CDS encoding TRAP transporter large permease; the encoded protein is MEVTEILLLVISFLVLLSLGVPISFSIGISSLVTMLVTIKPLPALTTISQRMATGLDSFALLAIPFFILAGQIMNSGGIARRLIEFAKVLVGKLPGGLAFVNIMAAMLFGAISGSAVAAASAIGGFMTPIMKKEGYDPAFSAAVNITSATTGMIIPPSNILIVYSLASGGVSIAALFLAGYLPGIFLGLGLMFVAAVIAKKRGYKVEMQITLSEGIKKFLDAIPSLLLIIIVIGGIVAGYFTATEASAIAVFYALILAVFVYKEVKFRDLPQILLSSAVTTSVVLLLIGTSMAMSWVMAYENIPQSVAAGLMGISDNPVIIFLIINLILLFVGTFMDMTPAVLIFTPIFLPVAIQLGYDPIHFGIIIVFNLCIGLCTPPVGSVLFVGCSVAGLPLTRVIRPMIPFFIAMIIVLMLVTYIPEISLLIPEYFGY
- a CDS encoding rhamnogalacturonan acetylesterase; amino-acid sequence: MAGNSTMADKPFKDGNPEKGWGQILPLYFTKNVIIENHAKNGRSTKSFIDEGRWDSLLNRVKPGNYVIIEFGHNDAKQDDPKRFADARTTYRENLMRFIHDARNRQGIPVLATPIVRRRFTREGEFYDVHGEYPVVVREIAAELQVLLIDLHASSEALLKQYGAERSKMLFLHIEPGEYPSLPEGKKDDTHFSPYGAFRICDLALREIKEKIPALLPYIKE
- a CDS encoding DUF4861 family protein, with protein sequence MKALYVPLMVIFLLLHITVPGQKKGEIFSYTNNTGYSVDDVFLTAEIPDDGGLYLLFSDGKEIPSQIITEKGKRFAAFTLNFAAGETKLIEIKKGDFANRPAYKARTYAELSMKQTNVYYDGRFRGDRFVNVQKITVPAIHKDHDALFRYEGPGWESEKVAYRFYLDWRNATDIFGKKTNELILHTVGVHDTVAKDDSYHTMQPWGMDIYKVGSTLGLGSVGMWKNASVQRVSVTDSIWCEIAENGPVRSMVRTSYFGWNVSGSRNNLITDYSITAGSRLTYAVQKITPSQDTLVTGFPKAKRTSYFTEPGEGEWGYIALYGTQTLVNDHDNMGIAIFYKKSQSAAITEDSQSHVILFKPGQTEISYYFCAAWEQELSGIKSESEFREYLNQTLMLLNNPITIKLQ
- the uxaC gene encoding glucuronate isomerase, which gives rise to MQTLLLNEDRFFSPVPEVRKLARELYESVKNFPIVSPHGHVDPAIFSENKPFPDPARLFLLPDHYLYRMLYSQGIPMESLGILDKEGRGEETDARKIWRLFASKYHLFRGTPSRAWLDYEFHIVFGIDERLSAESADRIYDELQEKINSSEFLPRALFEKFNIEALNTTDAASDNLIHHIQMRKDGWEGKVLPCFRPDAVTDLTNPSWYANIKLLGESAGMEITGYKTYIHALEKRREFFISMGAVSTDHGVFSPYTHRLTDEEAVTLFHRALKGEQTTQDASLFTAHMLMEMARMSCEDGMVMQIHAGAHRNHNELIYAKYGPDKGCDIPRQTEYTENLKELLNTYGNDSRFTLIVFTLDETNYARELAPLAGHYPAMKLGPAWWFHDSIEGMTRYRQMVTETAGFYNTVGFNDDTRAFVSIPARHDLARRVDSNFLAELTAKHIIERNEAFELAADLTYNLVKKAYKL
- the eda gene encoding bifunctional 4-hydroxy-2-oxoglutarate aldolase/2-dehydro-3-deoxy-phosphogluconate aldolase is translated as MSRADILQKLLERKAVAVIRAKDPEKLRNIIQALAAGGITFAEITMTVPGAIQLIERMTKELDSNIVIGVGSVLNAETASLAIKAGAKYVVSPVLKEDIIMTAHEYDIPAMPGCFTPTEIQRAHELGADIIKVFPADILGMGFFKSVLAPMPHLKLMPTGGVTLTNPGEWIKAGASAVGLGSALLDAKAIDLNNFEQITSNARTVMNSLGMMQEQVYI
- a CDS encoding SDR family oxidoreductase, with protein sequence MNYGTNDLKGKVCLVTGGCGVFGRVFSKGLAESGVKVVVMDYKPGRCDTCAQNLMRKEGAEILCVVASVVRKDELLDAREKVRERFGKIDVLINCAGGNSPKATTADEIMDENNFSDLSRTFFGLDPDAFRNIFDLNILGTILPTMVFAEDMIQRGGSVINISSMNAFRPLTKIAGYSAAKASVNNLTQWLAVHFAKANIRVNAIAPGFFLTGQNEYLLIDAETKELTARGKKIVSHTPMGRFGQPEELLGALFYLASSASKFVTGAIIPVDGGFSSYSGV
- a CDS encoding sugar kinase; translated protein: MSFELRKEYTYALVVPTSIGVRITPVNGQPVHSSDTFMMQATSAETNVASISAYLGLPVKVLTTFVKGSPIARFIKNNLRSRNMEFEGREVDQGGPWGYRHQFNIADSGYGSRGPVVQNDRAGEVGRTLNVKDFDLDRIFNKEGVQVLHLSGLIAALSPETSEFCLELARTAKKYGTKISFDLNYRATFWKGREKELRAAFTEIASVSDILVGNEEDFQLCLGVEGPEAGGKDIEAKIESFKEMIARVRAKFSNAEVFATTLREVENANRHHWGAIMLEGGNWHVVNPRPITVLDRIGGGDGFVGGLLYAVLRGWTPEKWIQFGWASGALATTFLTDYAQPSDEEMIWSVWSGNARVKR
- a CDS encoding HAD family hydrolase, coding for MSDNPHQLLDALQPEKQFFIGIDSDGCVFDSMEIKHKECFCPEYIRHFRLQRVSKYARETWEFVNLYSKTRGTNRFKALVRSMQLLAERKEVRQRGTEITDLAPLNEWMKQESKLGNPALEIYTKKTDNPVLQQVLAWSKDVNSSIEKMVSDVPPFPLVKESLEKIYPGADLMVVSQTPVAALKREWEEHQIDKYVRMIAGQEYGTKTEHITYAAKNKYPDNQILMIGDAPGDLAAAKDNGVLFFPVNPGHEEQSWERFFNEGAERFFSGTFAGKYEDGLIKEFNALLPENPGWSK